The Chroicocephalus ridibundus chromosome 2, bChrRid1.1, whole genome shotgun sequence genome includes a region encoding these proteins:
- the LOC134511690 gene encoding serpin B4-like isoform X2, producing MCSLSAANAKFCLDFFRELSKIKRNENIFFSPLSLSAAFGMVVLGARGNTLKQIEEVFHFSEVLSSASQGNQYPSEKCEEAGGVHSQFQALLAAVSEPRPGCSLTIANRLFGEITYPFFQQYLDSTKKFYRAELEAVNFKYTEEEAREKINFWVENETKGKWAVEFKKEDTKETFFRLNKNEKRTVQMMFQEGYFNMAFIEELKMNVIELPYFNNELSMFILLPEVVCEDFTGLEQLECTLTYEKLAGWTSSDRMQQLRVKVYLPQFKMEESYVLNTALQEMGVMNVFDWGKADLSGISRKDGLVVSKAIQKSFVEVNEEGTEAVSATGLVAVPLCHPVSYEFKADHPFLFFIRHNPTNTILFFGRYSSP from the exons ATGTGCTCTCTCAGTGCAGCCAATGCCAAGTTCTGTCTTGACTTTTTCAGAGAactgagcaaaataaaaagaaatgaaaacattttcttctccccGCTAAGTCTCTCAGCTGCCTTTGGGATGGTTGTCCTTGGCGCCAGGGGCAACACACTCAAACAGATTGAGGAG gtatttcatttcagtgaagtttTGAGCAGTGCAAGCCAGGGAAACCAATACCCTTCTGAGAAG TGCGAAGAAGCTGGAGGAGTCCATTCCCAGTTCCAGGCTCTGTTGGCTGCAGTCAGTGAacccagaccaggctgctctcTCACCATTGCCAACAGGCTCTTTGGAGAAATTACGTATCCGTTCTTCCAG CAATACTTGGATTCCACAAAGAAATTCTATCGAGCAGAACTGGAAGCAGTCAATTTTAAATACACTGAGGAAGAAGCCAGAGAGAAGATTAACTTCTGGGTGGAAAATGAGACAAAAG gaaagtggGCGGTAGAATTTAAGAAAGAAGACACCAAGGAAACATTTTTCCGACTGAACAAG AATGAGAAAAGGACAGTGCAGATGATGTTTCAAGAAGGTTATTTTAACATGGCCTTCATAGAGGAACTGAAAATGAATGTGATAGAGCTCCCATACTTTAATAATGAACTGAGCATGTTCATTCTTCTTCCGGAAGTTGTCTGTGAGGACTTTACTGGCCTAGAACAG CTTGAATGCACCCTCACGTATGAGAAACTAGCAGGATGGACCAGCTCGGATAGGATGCAACAGCTGAGAGTGAAGGTGTACCTGCCCCAGTTCAAGATGGAGGAAAGTTACGTTCTGAACACAGCTCTCCAGGAGATGGGAGTGATGAATGTTTTTGACTGGGGAAAAGCTGATTTGTCAGGAATCTCTAGGAAAGATGGTTTAGTTGTGTCCAAAGCCATCCAGAAGTCATTTGTGGAAGTCAACGAAGAGGGCACTGAAGCCGTTAGTGCCACGGGTCTTGTTGCAGTGCCTCTGTGTCATCCAGTTTCTTACGAGTTCAAAGCTGACCATCCATTCCTCTTCTTCATCAGACACAACCCAACCAACACCATTCTCTTCTTTGGAAGATATTCCTCCCCTTAA
- the LOC134511690 gene encoding serpin B11-like isoform X1, whose translation MCSLSAANAKFCLDFFRELSKIKRNENIFFSPLSLSAAFGMVVLGARGNTLKQIEEVFHFSEVLSSASQGNQYPSEKCEEAGGVHSQFQALLAAVSEPRPGCSLTIANRLFGEITYPFFQQYLDSTKKFYRAELEAVNFKYTEEEAREKINFWVENETKGKIKDVFATGFIDPSTVLVLVNAIYFKGKWAVEFKKEDTKETFFRLNKNEKRTVQMMFQEGYFNMAFIEELKMNVIELPYFNNELSMFILLPEVVCEDFTGLEQLECTLTYEKLAGWTSSDRMQQLRVKVYLPQFKMEESYVLNTALQEMGVMNVFDWGKADLSGISRKDGLVVSKAIQKSFVEVNEEGTEAVSATGLVAVPLCHPVSYEFKADHPFLFFIRHNPTNTILFFGRYSSP comes from the exons ATGTGCTCTCTCAGTGCAGCCAATGCCAAGTTCTGTCTTGACTTTTTCAGAGAactgagcaaaataaaaagaaatgaaaacattttcttctccccGCTAAGTCTCTCAGCTGCCTTTGGGATGGTTGTCCTTGGCGCCAGGGGCAACACACTCAAACAGATTGAGGAG gtatttcatttcagtgaagtttTGAGCAGTGCAAGCCAGGGAAACCAATACCCTTCTGAGAAG TGCGAAGAAGCTGGAGGAGTCCATTCCCAGTTCCAGGCTCTGTTGGCTGCAGTCAGTGAacccagaccaggctgctctcTCACCATTGCCAACAGGCTCTTTGGAGAAATTACGTATCCGTTCTTCCAG CAATACTTGGATTCCACAAAGAAATTCTATCGAGCAGAACTGGAAGCAGTCAATTTTAAATACACTGAGGAAGAAGCCAGAGAGAAGATTAACTTCTGGGTGGAAAATGAGACAAAAG gtaaaatcaAAGACGTATTTGCTACTGGGTTTATTGATCCCTCCACTGTACTTGTCCTGGTGAATGctatatattttaaaggaaagtggGCGGTAGAATTTAAGAAAGAAGACACCAAGGAAACATTTTTCCGACTGAACAAG AATGAGAAAAGGACAGTGCAGATGATGTTTCAAGAAGGTTATTTTAACATGGCCTTCATAGAGGAACTGAAAATGAATGTGATAGAGCTCCCATACTTTAATAATGAACTGAGCATGTTCATTCTTCTTCCGGAAGTTGTCTGTGAGGACTTTACTGGCCTAGAACAG CTTGAATGCACCCTCACGTATGAGAAACTAGCAGGATGGACCAGCTCGGATAGGATGCAACAGCTGAGAGTGAAGGTGTACCTGCCCCAGTTCAAGATGGAGGAAAGTTACGTTCTGAACACAGCTCTCCAGGAGATGGGAGTGATGAATGTTTTTGACTGGGGAAAAGCTGATTTGTCAGGAATCTCTAGGAAAGATGGTTTAGTTGTGTCCAAAGCCATCCAGAAGTCATTTGTGGAAGTCAACGAAGAGGGCACTGAAGCCGTTAGTGCCACGGGTCTTGTTGCAGTGCCTCTGTGTCATCCAGTTTCTTACGAGTTCAAAGCTGACCATCCATTCCTCTTCTTCATCAGACACAACCCAACCAACACCATTCTCTTCTTTGGAAGATATTCCTCCCCTTAA
- the LOC134511689 gene encoding serpin B4-like isoform X4 — MGSLSAANTKFCLNFFKELSKVKRNENIIFSPLSISAALSMVLLGAGGNTAKEMEKVLHIHEMLSTASPGTKRKKRTGKCEEAGGSHSQFQELLSALSKSGATCSLSIANGLFGEVTFQFLQQYLDSTRTFYHAQLEAVDFINAAEESREKMNSWVEKQTGGKIKDLFPPGSIDCTTVLTLVNAIHFKGKWAVKFEEKNTREMPFRLNKREHRNVLMMCQTGKYKLAWRQEEQVKVLELPYTGEEFSMFILLPENICDESTGLEQSAGFRTG; from the exons ATGGGCTCCCTCAGTGCAGCAAACACCAAGTTCTGCCTGAACTTCTTCAAAGAGCTGagcaaagtaaaaagaaatgaaaatatcatCTTCTCCCCGCTGAGCATCTCAGCTGCCCTGAGCATGGTCCTGCTGGGTGCTGGAGGCAACACAGCCAAAGAGATGGAAAAG GTGCTTCATATTCATGAGATGCTGAGCACAGCAAGTCCAGgaaccaagagaaagaaaagaactggAAAG tgTGAAGAAGCCGGAGGATCCCATTCTCAGTTCCAGGAGCTTCTATCTGCCCTCAGCAAATCTGGTGCCACATGTTCCCTCAGCATTGCCAATGGGCTCTTTGGAGAAGTGACTTTTCAATTCCTTCAG CAATACTTAGACTCCACAAGGACCTTCTACCATGCACAGCTAGAAGCGGTGGACTTCATTAATGCAGCTGAAGAGTCCAGAGAGAAGATGAATTCCTGGGTGGAAAAGCAAACCGGTG ggaaaattaaagatttgttccctcctggctctattGATTGCACAACGGTGCTAACTCTGGTCAACGCTATCCACTTCAAAGGGAAATGGGCTGTAAAATTTGAGGAGAAAAACACCAGGGAAATGCCTTTTAGGCTGAACAAG AGAGAGCACAGGAACGTACTGATGATGTGTCAGACAGGAAAATATAAATTAGCCTGGAGACAAGAAGAGCAAGTGAAAGTACTGGAGCTCCCGTACACTGGAGAAGAGTTCAGCATGTTCATTCTTCTGCCAGAAAACATCTGTGATGAGTCTACTGGCCTTGAACAG TCAGCAGGATTTCGGACAGGATGA
- the LOC134511689 gene encoding serpin B4-like isoform X3, producing MGSLSAANTKFCLNFFKELSKVKRNENIIFSPLSISAALSMVLLGAGGNTAKEMEKVLHIHEMLSTASPGTKRKKRTGKCEEAGGSHSQFQELLSALSKSGATCSLSIANGLFGEVTFQFLQQYLDSTRTFYHAQLEAVDFINAAEESREKMNSWVEKQTGGKIKDLFPPGSIDCTTVLTLVNAIHFKGKWAVKFEEKNTREMPFRLNKREHRNVLMMCQTGKYKLAWRQEEQVKVLELPYTGEEFSMFILLPENICDESTGLEQVPSPALPSGKDL from the exons ATGGGCTCCCTCAGTGCAGCAAACACCAAGTTCTGCCTGAACTTCTTCAAAGAGCTGagcaaagtaaaaagaaatgaaaatatcatCTTCTCCCCGCTGAGCATCTCAGCTGCCCTGAGCATGGTCCTGCTGGGTGCTGGAGGCAACACAGCCAAAGAGATGGAAAAG GTGCTTCATATTCATGAGATGCTGAGCACAGCAAGTCCAGgaaccaagagaaagaaaagaactggAAAG tgTGAAGAAGCCGGAGGATCCCATTCTCAGTTCCAGGAGCTTCTATCTGCCCTCAGCAAATCTGGTGCCACATGTTCCCTCAGCATTGCCAATGGGCTCTTTGGAGAAGTGACTTTTCAATTCCTTCAG CAATACTTAGACTCCACAAGGACCTTCTACCATGCACAGCTAGAAGCGGTGGACTTCATTAATGCAGCTGAAGAGTCCAGAGAGAAGATGAATTCCTGGGTGGAAAAGCAAACCGGTG ggaaaattaaagatttgttccctcctggctctattGATTGCACAACGGTGCTAACTCTGGTCAACGCTATCCACTTCAAAGGGAAATGGGCTGTAAAATTTGAGGAGAAAAACACCAGGGAAATGCCTTTTAGGCTGAACAAG AGAGAGCACAGGAACGTACTGATGATGTGTCAGACAGGAAAATATAAATTAGCCTGGAGACAAGAAGAGCAAGTGAAAGTACTGGAGCTCCCGTACACTGGAGAAGAGTTCAGCATGTTCATTCTTCTGCCAGAAAACATCTGTGATGAGTCTACTGGCCTTGAACAG GTAccctctccagctctcccctCTGGGAAGGACCTCTGA
- the LOC134511689 gene encoding leukocyte elastase inhibitor A-like isoform X2 yields the protein MLSTASPGTKRKKRTGKCEEAGGSHSQFQELLSALSKSGATCSLSIANGLFGEVTFQFLQQYLDSTRTFYHAQLEAVDFINAAEESREKMNSWVEKQTGGKIKDLFPPGSIDCTTVLTLVNAIHFKGKWAVKFEEKNTREMPFRLNKREHRNVLMMCQTGKYKLAWRQEEQVKVLELPYTGEEFSMFILLPENICDESTGLEQLESAVTYEKLAEWTDMKNVYPQKITLYLPQFRIEESCELIPVLQALGLRDAFILEQADFSGLSRKPGLFVSEAIHKSFVEVNEEGTEAAAATGAVKVLLCCHITYEFRADHPFLFLIKHNLSKNILFFGRCCSP from the exons ATGCTGAGCACAGCAAGTCCAGgaaccaagagaaagaaaagaactggAAAG tgTGAAGAAGCCGGAGGATCCCATTCTCAGTTCCAGGAGCTTCTATCTGCCCTCAGCAAATCTGGTGCCACATGTTCCCTCAGCATTGCCAATGGGCTCTTTGGAGAAGTGACTTTTCAATTCCTTCAG CAATACTTAGACTCCACAAGGACCTTCTACCATGCACAGCTAGAAGCGGTGGACTTCATTAATGCAGCTGAAGAGTCCAGAGAGAAGATGAATTCCTGGGTGGAAAAGCAAACCGGTG ggaaaattaaagatttgttccctcctggctctattGATTGCACAACGGTGCTAACTCTGGTCAACGCTATCCACTTCAAAGGGAAATGGGCTGTAAAATTTGAGGAGAAAAACACCAGGGAAATGCCTTTTAGGCTGAACAAG AGAGAGCACAGGAACGTACTGATGATGTGTCAGACAGGAAAATATAAATTAGCCTGGAGACAAGAAGAGCAAGTGAAAGTACTGGAGCTCCCGTACACTGGAGAAGAGTTCAGCATGTTCATTCTTCTGCCAGAAAACATCTGTGATGAGTCTACTGGCCTTGAACAG CTAGAGAGTGCTGTCACCTATGAGAAATTAGCAGAATGGACTGATATGAAGAATGTGTATCCACAAAAAATCACGTTGTACTTGCCCCAGTTCAGAATTGAAGAGAGCTGTGAGCTCATACCAGTACTGCAGGCTCTGGGGTTGAGGGATGCCTTCATCCTTGAGCAAGCTGATTTCTCTGGGCTGTCAAGAAAGCCTGGGCTGTTCGTCTCCGAGGCTATTCATAAGTCCTTTGTAGAAGTTAATGAAGAAGGCactgaggcagctgctgctacAGGGGCAGTTAAAGTACTGTTGTGCTGCCACATTACTTATGAGTTCAGAGCTGACCACCCGTTCCTCTTCTTGATCAAGCACAATCTGAGCAAGAACATTCTCTTCTTTGGCAGATGTTGTTCCCCCTAA
- the LOC134511689 gene encoding leukocyte elastase inhibitor-like isoform X1: MGSLSAANTKFCLNFFKELSKVKRNENIIFSPLSISAALSMVLLGAGGNTAKEMEKVLHIHEMLSTASPGTKRKKRTGKCEEAGGSHSQFQELLSALSKSGATCSLSIANGLFGEVTFQFLQQYLDSTRTFYHAQLEAVDFINAAEESREKMNSWVEKQTGGKIKDLFPPGSIDCTTVLTLVNAIHFKGKWAVKFEEKNTREMPFRLNKREHRNVLMMCQTGKYKLAWRQEEQVKVLELPYTGEEFSMFILLPENICDESTGLEQLESAVTYEKLAEWTDMKNVYPQKITLYLPQFRIEESCELIPVLQALGLRDAFILEQADFSGLSRKPGLFVSEAIHKSFVEVNEEGTEAAAATGAVKVLLCCHITYEFRADHPFLFLIKHNLSKNILFFGRCCSP; this comes from the exons ATGGGCTCCCTCAGTGCAGCAAACACCAAGTTCTGCCTGAACTTCTTCAAAGAGCTGagcaaagtaaaaagaaatgaaaatatcatCTTCTCCCCGCTGAGCATCTCAGCTGCCCTGAGCATGGTCCTGCTGGGTGCTGGAGGCAACACAGCCAAAGAGATGGAAAAG GTGCTTCATATTCATGAGATGCTGAGCACAGCAAGTCCAGgaaccaagagaaagaaaagaactggAAAG tgTGAAGAAGCCGGAGGATCCCATTCTCAGTTCCAGGAGCTTCTATCTGCCCTCAGCAAATCTGGTGCCACATGTTCCCTCAGCATTGCCAATGGGCTCTTTGGAGAAGTGACTTTTCAATTCCTTCAG CAATACTTAGACTCCACAAGGACCTTCTACCATGCACAGCTAGAAGCGGTGGACTTCATTAATGCAGCTGAAGAGTCCAGAGAGAAGATGAATTCCTGGGTGGAAAAGCAAACCGGTG ggaaaattaaagatttgttccctcctggctctattGATTGCACAACGGTGCTAACTCTGGTCAACGCTATCCACTTCAAAGGGAAATGGGCTGTAAAATTTGAGGAGAAAAACACCAGGGAAATGCCTTTTAGGCTGAACAAG AGAGAGCACAGGAACGTACTGATGATGTGTCAGACAGGAAAATATAAATTAGCCTGGAGACAAGAAGAGCAAGTGAAAGTACTGGAGCTCCCGTACACTGGAGAAGAGTTCAGCATGTTCATTCTTCTGCCAGAAAACATCTGTGATGAGTCTACTGGCCTTGAACAG CTAGAGAGTGCTGTCACCTATGAGAAATTAGCAGAATGGACTGATATGAAGAATGTGTATCCACAAAAAATCACGTTGTACTTGCCCCAGTTCAGAATTGAAGAGAGCTGTGAGCTCATACCAGTACTGCAGGCTCTGGGGTTGAGGGATGCCTTCATCCTTGAGCAAGCTGATTTCTCTGGGCTGTCAAGAAAGCCTGGGCTGTTCGTCTCCGAGGCTATTCATAAGTCCTTTGTAGAAGTTAATGAAGAAGGCactgaggcagctgctgctacAGGGGCAGTTAAAGTACTGTTGTGCTGCCACATTACTTATGAGTTCAGAGCTGACCACCCGTTCCTCTTCTTGATCAAGCACAATCTGAGCAAGAACATTCTCTTCTTTGGCAGATGTTGTTCCCCCTAA